One window of the Megalops cyprinoides isolate fMegCyp1 chromosome 2, fMegCyp1.pri, whole genome shotgun sequence genome contains the following:
- the LOC118773011 gene encoding glutathione hydrolase-like YwrD proenzyme: MLPELPFSSRRSPVVCINGCVASSQPLASGIGLDILKRGGNAADAAVAVAAALNVTEPCSTGIGGDCFCLFYEAHSRQVRGLNGSGRAPRALTLDLLAELGFSENKPPPAFHALNVTVPGAAACWCDTVQLFGSKKLSLGDILHPATELAERGFPVTEITAHHWAKWLKALEAAGKELGGDFLINNQPPKHGQVFSNPALARTFQEVARHGKAGFYEGRIAEAIVDVISRNGGVMSLEDLKNHTSTEVTPIFTNYKGVRLWECPPNGQGIAALIALNILENFPVKDMGHNTTSYLHILAEALKLSLDDTVHFCADPDEVKVPVKGLLSKDYSQQRAQLIHMQKASVNGHGTPTGSDTVYFSVVDKEGNACSFVNSNYMGFGTGLVPDGCGFSLQNRGANFSLDSSHVNCMGPEKRPYHTIMPAMLTDPTSARVLCSFGVMGAFMQPQGHVQVLLNMLEFGMNPQEALDAPRIFVQYDKTAREWHLNMEAGVEQGVAEELQSRGHIVRWPVSGHDHAQFGRGQVIAVGSWWDPALTQCDPAARVLWAGSDPRADGCALGY, encoded by the exons ATGCTCCCAGAACTTCCCTTCTCCTCTCGCCGTTCACCTGTTGTTTGTATAAATGGCTGTGTTGCTTCCAGTCAACCTTTAGCATCTGGAATTGGTCTTG ATATTCTGAAGAGAGGTGGCAATGCCGCTGATGCGGCCGTGGCTGTGGCGGCCGCCCTCAACGTGACGGAGCCCTGCAGCACTGGCATTGGAGGAGACTGCTTCTGTCTGTTCTATGAAGCTCACAGCAGGCAGGTGCGCGGGCTGAATGGAAG tgGCCGGGCCCCCAGAGCACTGACTCTGGATCTGCTGGCGGAGCTGGGCTTCAGTGAGAACAAGCCTCCACCAGCCTTTCACGCCCTCAACGTCACTGTACCAGGTGCAGCTGCTTGCTGGTGTGACACCGTACAACTCTTTGGGAGTAAGAAG CTCTCGCTGGGTGACATTCTACATCCGGCCACAGAGTTGGCTGAGAGGGGCTTCCCCGTGACAGAGATCACAGCTCACCACTGGGCCAAATGGTTAAAGGCCCTGGAAGCTGCTGGGAAGGAACTGGGAGGGGATTTCCTCATAAACAACCAACCACCCAAACATGGCCAGGTGTTCTCTAACCCAGCCCTGGCTCGGACATTCCAG GAGGTGGCCCGTCATGGGAAGGCAGGGTTTTATGAAGGCAGGATAGCAGAGGCCATAGTGGATGTCATCAGTAGGAATGGTGGGGTGATGAGCTTAGAGGACCTGAAGAACCACACCAGCACTGAAGTAACACCCATTTTCACAAATTACAAA GGGGTGAGACTTTGGGAATGTCCTCCCAATGGGCAAGGCATAGCAGCTCTCATTGCCCTCAACATTCTAGAAAACTTCCCCGTGAAAG ATATGGGCCACAACACGACCAGCTACCTCCATATTCTGGCTGAAGCTCTGAAGTTGAGTCTGGATGACACTGTGCATTTCTGCGCTGATCCAGATGAGGTGAAAGTGCCTGTGAAGGGCCTTCTGTCCAAGGATTACAGTCAACAGCGTGCCCAGCTCATACACATGCAGAA GGCCAGCGTTAATGGGCATGGGActcccacaggaagtgacacggtCTACTTCAGCGTGGTGGACAAAGAGGGAAACGCCTGTTCCTTTGTCAACAGTAACTACATGGGATTTGGGACAGGCCTTGTTCCTGATGGCTGTGGATTTTCTCTTCAA AACAGAGGAGCCAACTTCTCTCTGGATAGCAGTCATGTGAACTGCATGGGTCCAGAGAAGAGACCTTACCACACCATCATGCCCGCCATGCTGACAGACCCCACCTCAGCCCGGGTGCTCTGCTCATTTGGGGTGATGGGAGCCTTCATGCAGCCACAGGGACACGTGCAG GTATTACTCAACATGCTAGAATTTGGGATGAATCCACAGGAAGCCCTAGATGCTCCACGCATATTTGTGCAGTATGACAAGACTG ccAGGGAGTGGCACCTGAACATGGAGGCCGGTGTGGAGCAGGGCGTGGCAGAGGAACTGCAGAGCCGTGGGCACATCGTGCGCTGGCCGGTGTCGGGTCATGACCACGCGCAGTTCGGGCGGGGGCAGGTCATCGCAGTGGGGTCGTGGTGGGACCCCGCTCTCACCCAATGTGACCCAGCCGCCCGGGTGCTGTGGGCGGGCTCGGATCCCAGGGCGGATGGCTGTGCTCTGGGGTACTAA
- the tm4sf18 gene encoding transmembrane 4 L6 family member 18 translates to MCSRSFTRSLGFALIPLAICCIVANILLYFPNGEVKHAKEDRLSKYVWFYMGIAGGGLVMFLPVVVFVSLDKCANCCANDSCAMCGSVLAALIGLAGSGYCFVISALALTEGPKCEVSGLWEYPFVNGTGEYLMKRDSWSKCRSVSMVEWHVTLFSILLALSGLESIICAVQLVNGLVAAVCRPYKQRYSLNA, encoded by the exons ATGTGCTCCAGGAGTTTCACAAGGTCCCTTGGATTCGCCCTCATCCCTCTGGCAATTTGCTGCATTGTGGCcaatattttgctttattttcctAATGGTGAGGTTAAACATGCCAAAGAGGACAGGTTGTCAAAATATGTGTGGTTCTACATGGGAATAGCAGGAGGGGGCTTGGTG ATGTTCCTGCCAGTGGTTGTGTTTGTCAGCCTGGACAAGTGCGCTAACTGCTGTGCCAATGACAGCTGTGCG ATGTGCGGCTCCGTGCTAGCTGCTCTGATTGGACTGGCTGGCTCCGGTTACTGTTTTGTCATCTCTGCGCTGGCTCTAACCGAGGGACCCAAGTGTGAAGTCAGTGGGCTATGGGAGTACCCGTTCGTGAATGGAACCGGAGA GTATCTGATGAAGAGGGACAGCTGGTCCAAGTGTCGTTCCGTAAGCATGGTGGAGTGGCACGTCACCCTCTTCTCCATCCTGCTGGCCCTCAGTGGCCTGGAGAGCATCATTTGCGCCGTCCAGCTGGTCAATGGACTGGTGGCTGCTGTGTGCCGCCCCTACAAGCAACGCTACAGCCTCAATGCTTGA